The region GCGGCGGCAGAGACGTCGGCCGCCGGGTGCACGGCGAGCACGAGCCGGGAGGCGAAGTCACCGAGCGGGTCGACGCCGAAGACCCGGTGCACGGGAAGACCGCGGCTGCGCGCGACCTGGGCGGCGCTCTGGCCGTACGGGGTCACCAGCAGGACCGCGTCCTCGGACGGTTCCTCCTCGACCACGACGCCCGCCTCGCGCAGCAGGGAGACCAGCCGGTCGCGGCTTGCCGGCTCGGTGTCGTCGACCCACACCGGCCTTCGCGGGGCGTCGGGAGCGCCGGGCTCGGGCGCCTCCTGCTTGACGCCGTCGATGTAGCGGTAGAAGCCCTCACCGGTCTTGCGGCCGAGCAGCCCGGCCTCCAGCCGGGACCTGGTGATCCCGGACGGCCGCAGCCGCGGGTCGCCGTAGAAGCCCGACCAGATGCTCTCCAGCACCGGGTGCGAGACGTCCAGGCCGGTGAGGTCGAGCAGTTCGAACGGCCCCATCCGCAACCCGAGCACGTCCCGGGCGATCCGGTCCACATCGGACGGTTCCACCGCGGACTCGGACATGATCTGCAGCGCTTCGGTGGCCAGGCCGCGTCCGGCGTGGTTGACCAGGAAGCCCGGGGTGTCGGTGGCCAGCACGGGCTGGTGCCCGAGGCGCCGCACCAGCTCCACCAGGTCGGCGGACAGGTCCTGGCGGGTGCGCGCGCCGGGGATCACCTCGACCAGTTTCATCAGCGGCACGGGGTTGAAGAAGTGCAGGCCGATGAGCCTGGACGGGTCGGCCAGCGCGGCCCCGATCGCGGTCACCGAAAGCGAGCTGGTGTTGGTGGCCAGCACCGCGTGCCGCGGGCAGACCTCCTCCAGTCCGGCGAAGAGCTCGCGCTTGGTGTCCAGGTCCTCCCGGACGGCCTCGACGACCAGGTCGCAGGAGTCGGCCGGCGCCAGCGGGTCGCCGACCGGCCGCAGCCGCGCGGTCGCGGCGTCGGCCTCCTCGGCGCTCATCCGGCCCTTGCCCACCAGCTTGCCGAACATCTCGCCGACGTGGTCGACCGCCGCCGACACCGCCTCCTGGCGGGCGTCGGCCAGCTCGACGGTCAGCCCGGCCGCCGCGGCGAGCTGCGCGATGCCCCGCCCCATCACGCCGGTACCGATCACCCGGACCACGTTGACCTGCTGTGCCCACTGCCCCATCGCAGCATCTCCTCCAGAAACCGTCGTAGGACCCGCTCGGCGGGCCGGTGAGCGCGCACCGGCCGGTCGCCCTCAGCGTAGATAGACCCGCCGCGGGTCGATCTCCTCCCGCAGCAACCGGAGTTCACGCTCGGTCGGCGGATTCGTGGTCGGCAGGTCGGCGGCCACCTCCAGCGGCCAGCCGGTGGCCTCGCGGACCTGGTCGGCGTCGACGCCGGGGTGCACCGCGACGAGCCGCAGCTCCTCCTCCGCGCTCTCGCGCCGCAGCAGTCCGAGTCCGGTGATCACCGTGGTCACGCCCCGTCCGCGCACCGGCGCGTCCGGCACGGCCGCCCGCGCCCGCGCGGGTCCCGGGCTCGTGCAGAAGTCGAGCTCGTCGACGAAGGAGCGCCGGTCGTGCCTGCGCATCACCACGAACACCTCGCGCGAGTTGGCCATCACCTCGGCCGCCCCACCCGAGCCGGGCAACCGGGCCTTCGGTCGCTCCCACTCGCCGATGACCGTGCTGTTGAGGTTGCCCCACCGGTCGATCTGGGCGGCGCCGAGGAAGCCGACGTCGACGTGCCCGCCCTGGAGCACGAACCCGAACAGCGCCGACATGCTCAGCACCGACTCCGCCCCGGAGACCAGGAACGAGTCGCCGATGGATTCCGGCAACCGCTGCGGGTGCGCCCCGTACACGCCGGACTCGTAGACCAGGCCGACATCGGGTGCGACGGTGCGCTGCGCCAGCGCGACCGCCAGCGTCGGCAGGCCGATCCCGGCGAACACCCGGCGCCTGCCCGCCAGCTCCCGCGCGCTGAGCACGCTGAGCAGTTCGGTGGTGGTGTACTCGGCGTCAGTCACGTGCGGCTCCGTAGTCGACCGGTGCGGACAGCGCGGATTTCGGAATGAGCTCGTCCCAGTGCGCGTCACCGAGCTTGGCCAGGTACTCGGAGTGGTCGGCGAGGTCGTGCACCCACTCGTCGAGCCACTGCCGCAACCGCTCCGGATCGCGGCTGATCTCCGGCCACGCGCGGTAGAAGGCGCCGTCGCGCTCGTAGTAGCCCTGCACGTAGGAGGGATGCGCACCGCGCGGGCACTCCACGACCGCGTCGACCACGAACTCCGGGATCAGCGTCCGGTTCGGGTCGGAACGGATCACCTCCGGCGCCACGACCTCCTCGACCACCACGACGACCTTGCGCGCGGCGAAGGCCACCTCCTGCTGACCGCCGAGCATGCCCCAGACCTGGGTGTTGCCCGCCGCGTCGGCGCGCTGCGCGTGCAGGATCGCCACGTCCGGGTTCAACGGCGGGACCGCGTGCACCGTCGTCCCGTCGTCGAACGGCGAGCGGACGGTGCGGATGTTGGGGTTGACCCGCGGCAGGTCGCTGCCCGCGTAGGAGCGCAGCGGGTAGAACGGCAGCCCCTGCGCGCCCGCGAGGTAGCGGCCCAGGAGCCCGTAGTGGCTGTACTCCTCCAGCTCCAGCGGTTCGGGATCGGCGTGCTCGACGCGCCTGCGCAGCTCGTGCAGCGATCCGACGGCGCTGTTGCCGACGAAGGAGGAGACGAGCTTGCGGGCGACCCCGGCGGCCAGCATCTGGTCGAAGACGATGTCGGCGGTCATGCGCACCAGCGTCAGGTCCCGCCTGCCCTGCCGGATGATCTCGTGCCCGGCCGCCACCGGGATCAGGTGCGTGAAGCCCTCCAGGGCCACCACGTCACCGTCGCGCACGTGCGCCGAGACGGCCTCGCGCATCGTGGCGGTGCGGTCCTCGCCCACCGTCGACCTCCCTCGGTTCGGGTGGATCCAACCAACCACGCCGCGGCGAGAGCGTCCAATACTGAATTCAGACGCCAGTAAGATGGAATGCCGAACAATCGAGGAGGTGCGCCGTGGAGTTCCGCCATCTGGCCGGGTTCGTCGCCGTCGCCGAGGAGCTGCACTTCGGGCGCGCCGCCGCACGCCTGCACATCGCCCAGCCGCCGCTGAGCCAGCAGATCCGCCAGCTCGAACACGAGCTCGGGGTGCAGCTGTTCGAGCGCAACACCAGGTCGGTGCGGCTGACCTCCGCGGGGCAGGCGATGCTCGACCCCGCCCGGCAGGTGCTGGCCGACCTCGACGTGGCGACCCGGGCGGCGCAGGCCGGCGGGCGCGGCGAGATCGGGCGCGTCAGCATCGGCTTCGCCGGGGCGAGCAGCCACGAGACGCTGCCCCGCCTGACCCGCGCGGTGCGGGCCAGGCACCCCGGCATCGAGCTGGTGCTGCGCGGCCAGACCTACTCCGGCGAGGCGCTCAACAAGGTCGCCGAAGGCGAGCTCGACCTGGGCTTCGTGCGGCTGCCGGTCCGACGCGACGGGGTGGCGGTCCGGCTGGTCGAGCACGAGCACCTGGTCGCGGCGCTGCCCGCCGAGCACCGGGTCGCCGACCGGAACGAGATCAACCTGCCCGACCTGGCCGACGAGCCGTTCGTGACCTTCCCCGGCACCCGCGGCTCGGCCGTCCGCGACGCCCTCGTGCACGCCTGCGTCACCGCCGGGTTCCACCCGCGGATCGTTCAGGAGGCACCCGACTCCTACACGATCCTCGCGCTGGTCGGCGCGGGCGTCGGGGTGACGCTGACGGTGTCGTCGGTGCAGCACATCCGTACCGAGGGCATGGTCTACCGGCCGCTGGCGGGTCCCACGCAGCCCATGTCGCTGGCGCTGGCGTGGCGGCGCGACAACCCGTCGGCCGCGCTGCGATGCGTGCTGGCGGTCTCGGAGGAAGCCATGCCGACCCCGGAGTGATCCCGCGGGGCGCGAGCCAGCTCTGGCGTGAGCAGACGCCGAGGCGATTATGTCGATCCGCGTCTTGCTGCGCGCCTGATTTGGTATTGGACGGTATCGCGCACGGCGTGTCAGGGTGGCCGCTACCGCAGCCCGTGAGCCCGATCACGCCCTGCGGCCTCAGCTCGCTTCCCAGGACGACGCAGTCCTGCCCACGAGGAGCCCGTCCATGAGCCAAGCCGTACCCGACACCAGAGTGGCGCGCCGAGCCGGTATCGCCTCGTTCACCGGCACGACCATCGAGTGGTACGACTTCTACATCTACAGCAGCGCCTCCGCGCTGGTGCTGAACAAGGTCTTCTTCCCCACCGTCGACCCGGCCGCCGGCACGCTGGCCGCCTTCGCCACCTTCTGGGTCGGCTTCCTGGCCCGCCCGGTCGGCGGTGTGCTGTTCGGCCACCTCGGCGACCGCATCGGCCGCAAGAAGACGCTGATCACCACCCTGCTGCTGATGGGCGGCGCGACCACCTGCGTCGGACTGCTGCCCACCTACGCCACGATCGGCGTCGCCGCGCCGCTGCTGCTGGTCGTCCTGCGGATGCTGCAGGGCGTGGCCATGGGCGGCGAGTGGGGCGGAGCGGTGCTGATCGCGTCCGAGCACGCGCCGAAGGGCAGGAAGATCCTCTACGGCGCCTTCGCCCAGCAGGGCTCCCCAGCGGGCAACGTGCTGGCCACCCTGTCGTTCCTGCTGGTCGCCCAGCTTCCCGACGAGGCGTTCTCCAGCTGGGGCTGGCGGATCCCGTTCCTGGCCTCCGCGCTGCTGGTGGTGGTCAGCCTGGTGATCCGGCTCAGCGTCGAGGAGTCGCCGGAGATGCGCAGGCTGATGGAGTCCAGGACGGTGGCCAAGCTGCCCATCCGAGACGTGCTGCGCAGCTCGCCGCTGATCATCGCGCTCGGTGTGGGCGCGTGCACCATCGCGGTGTCTGCCACCTACTTCAAGTCGACCTTCGCGCTGTCGTGGGCGGTGTCGGACCTGGGCTTCCAGCGCTCGACCTTCCTCACCGTCATCCTCGTCGCGGGCATCGCCCAGCTGATCTTCCAGCCGCTCGGGGCGGTGCTGGCCACCCGCTGGGACCTGCGCCGCGCGGTCACGGTGCTGCTGGTGCCCGAGCTGGTGCTGATGCCGGCGATGTTCTGGCTGATCAGCACCGGATCGCTGGGGCTGTCGATGCTCGGCATGGCGGTGGCGACCCTGCCGCACGCGATGTACTACGCGGCGCTGGCGGGCATCCTGGCCCGGTCCTTCCCCGCGCACGTGCGCTACACCGGGATCTCGCTGTGCTACCAGCTGTGCACGACGCTGTTCGCCGGTACCGCGCCCATGCTCGGCCAGTACCTTATGAACGTCACGGGGTCCATCGTGTCGGTGGTGTTCCTGGCGGTGGCCCACGTGCTGTTGACTCTGTTCTGCGTGCTCGCCCTGCTGCGGCGCGCACCGTCCACCGAGGGCGAGCCCGTGGCCGAACGGCCCGTGGTCGCCCGGTCCGCCTGACCCGACTGCAAGTGAGGAGCAGCAATGCGCGACGCGGTCATCTGTGAACCGCTGCGAACCCCGATCGGCGGCTTCGGCGGGGTGTTCAAGACCGTGCCCGCGGCCGAGCTCGCCGCCACGGTGATCACCGCCCTGCTGGAGCGCACCGGGCTGCCCGGGTCCGCGGTCGACGAGGTGATCCTCGGCCACTGCTACCCCAGCTCCGACGCACCCGCGATCGGCCGGGTGGCCGCGCTCGACGCGGGCCTGCCGGTCGAGGTCGGCGGCACCCAGATCGACCGCCGTTGCGGCTCGGGGTTGCAGGCGGTGCTCGACGCGGCGATGCAGATCCAGACCGGCGTCAGCGACGTGGTGCTCGCCGGCGGCGCCGAGAGCATGAGCAACGCGCCCTTCTACACCACCGAGGCGCGCTGGGGCATCCGCGGCGCGGGTCTGCAGCTGCACGACTCGCTGGCGCGCGGCCGGGTCACCGCGGGCGGCGCCAACCACCCGGTGCCGGGCGGGATGCTGGAGACCGCCGAGAACCTGCGCCGCGAGTACGGGATCTCCCGGCAGGAGCAGGACGAACTCGCGGTCCGCTCGCAGCAGCGCACCGCCGAAGCGGTCTCGGCCGGGCTGTTCGAGGAGGAGATCGTGCCGGTGACGGTGCGCTCCCGCAAGGGCGACACCGTCGTGACCGCCGACGAGCACCCTCGCCCGGACACCACGCTGGACAAGCTGGCCGGGCTGAAGCCGGTCCTGGGCAAGTCCGATCCCGACGCCACCGTGACCGCCGGCAACGCCAGCGGCCAGAACGACGCGGCGGCCGTGTGCGTCGTGACCACGTCCGAGAAGGCCGCCGAACTCGGCCTGCGTCCGCTGGTGCGCCTGGTGTCCTGGGCCCGGGCGGGCGTGCCGCCGCGCACGATGGGCATCGGTCCGGTGCCGGCGACCGCCAGGGCGCTGGAGCGCGCGGGGCTCGGGCTCTCCGACATCGACCTCATCGAGCTCAACGAGGCGTTCGCCGCGCAGGTCCTGGCCTGCACCCGGGAGTGGGAGCTCAAGCCGGCCGACTTCGACCGGCTCAACGTCCACGGATCGGGCATCTCGCTGGGCCACCCGGTCGGTGCCACCGGCGGACGCATCCTGGCGACGCTGTCGCGGGAGATGAAGCGCAGGCAGGCCCGCTACGGCCTGGAGACGATGTGCATCGGCGGCGGCCAGGGCCTGGCGGCGGTCTTCGAGCGGATCTGACGCAGGAGGACCGGGCCCGCGCGGTCGGCGCGGGCCCGGTCCGTCCGGTCAGGAAGCGCCCTGCGCGCTGGGCTGTGCGCCGATCTCGTCCAGCTCGCGTCCCTTTGTCTCGGGCGCCGCGACCGCCATCCACAGCGAGGCCAGCAGCAGGAGAACGCCGATCACCGCGAAGGTCATCGGCAGCCCGAGGTGCGGCCACAGCAGCGAGCCGAAGATCAGCGGCACGAACCCGGCACCGATGCGGCTGACCGTCGAGGCCCAGCCGAACCCGCTGGCGCGCAGCTCCGTCGGGTACAGCTCCGAGACGTAGGCGTACAGGGCCGGGATCGTCAGCTCGATGAGGAAGCCGAACGCGGTGATCCACGCCTTGGCCGCGAAGTCGATGTCGAGCTGGTAGGCGAACAGCACCAGCGACAGCGCCGCCAGCGGACCGCTGGCCCCGATCACCCACTTGCGCCCGACCACGTCGACCAGCCACGCCGACACCAGCACCCCGACGATGCCGATGGCGGTCATCAGCGTGGTGACCATGAACGCCGCGTAGTTGCCGTAGCCCTGGCTGATCAGGATGCTCGGCAGCCAGGTCAGCGCGCCGTAGTAGACCAGGAAGACGGTCAGGAACAGCGCCCAGGACGCCGAGGTGATCCCCGCGCTGAACCGCCACAGGTCGCGCAACTGCCCGCCCAATGCCCGAGGTGAAAGCTTCGCCTTGGGCGCGGGTTCGGGCAGCACCCACGGTTCGGCGGTCGCGCCGGTGCGCCGCACCAGCGCGTCTATCACCGCTCTGGCCTCCTCACCGCGTCCCTTGCGGACCAGGTACATCGGCGACTCCGGCACCGAACGGCGCACCCAGAACAGCAGCAGCGCGGGCAGCACCATGACCAGCAGCAGCATCCGCCAGCTCCCGGTGGCCACGATCAGCCCGGCCGAGACCACGCCGCACAGCGTCGCCCCGATCGGCCACCACACGTCCATCGCGGTCAGCACCTTGCCGCGCACCTTGGCCGGGGTGAACTCGCCGACCAGCGCGTAGTCCACCGGGATGCAGCCGCCGAGGCCCACTCCGGCCAGGAACCGGAACACGCAGAAGGTGACGAAGTCCGGCGAGGCCGCACCTGCCACCGAGAACAGCGAGAACATCAGCAAGGTCAGGCTGAACGCGCGCCTGCGGCCGATGGTGTCGGCGATCCAGCCCCACACGATCGCGCCGACCGCCATGCCGATCAGGTTCGAGGTGCCCACCCAGCCGCGCGCGCCGGGCGAGAGGCCCCATTCGGCTCCGACGAGCGGGATGAGGAACCCGTTGAGGGTCACGTCCCACGCGTCGAACATGAACCCCAGTCCGCCGATCAGGAAGATCGTGCCCTGGGTGTTCCACTTCCACGGCAGTTCCTGGACGACCTGGTCTCCGGTCTTCATGGCAGGCTCCGTTCGGTCTGGGCCGGCAGTGCGGACCTCAGAGGTCCATGATCGCCTTGCGCTGCCCGCCGTCGAGCGGGATGTGCGCGCCGTTGAGGTAGCTCGCCCGCGGCGAGGCGACGAAGGTCACCACGTCGGCGACCTCGTCCGGTTCGCAGATGCGGCCCAGCGGCAGCGACGCCAGCGCCAGCTCGTGCGCGCGGTCGCCGGAGACCTGCTTGTCGCGGGCGAACGCCGCTTCCAGACCCGCCCACCGGTCGGTGTTGACCGGCCCGGGGTTGACGGTGTTGCAGCGGATGCCCATCGGCCCGTACTGCTCGGCCACCGACGAGGCGAAGTTGATGTCGGCGGCGTTGGCCGCGCCCGCGGTCATCTCCCAGTAGGACGGCTTGAGACCGTCGTTGCCGACCACCAGCACGATCGATCCCTCACCGCGCTCGCGCATGTGGCCGATCACCGCGCGCACCGTGCGCACGTAGCCGAGGAACTTCAGCTGCATGCTGCCGAGCCACTGCTCCTCGGTCAGCTCCTCCAGCAGCCCGCCGGGCGAGGAACCCGCGCAGGTCACCACGATGTCGATCTTGCCGAAGCGGTCGATGGCCGCCTGCACGCACCGCTCGACCTCGGCGGTGACGCTCATGTCCCCGGCCAGCCCCAGCGCCTCGCCGCCACCGGCCGCGGTGATCTCCTTGGCCGCGCGCAGGATGTCGGCCTCCGTGCGCGAGACGACCACCACGTCGCAGCCCTCCGCGGCGAGCCGCTCCGCGGTGGCGCGGCCGATGCCCTTGCTGGCGCCGGTGACCAACGCGGTCTTGCCGTCGAGCTTCAGATCCATTGCGGACTCTCCCTTGTCGCGTCGGGGCTCACTTGGCGCCCGTGGTGGACGTGCTCAGCGAACGCGGATCCCTGGCGGGCCAGCGGTCGTTGACGACCTGGGCCAGGAAGCGCTCGACGTGGATGTTGAACAGCTCGGGTTCCTCGAGGTTGGTGACGTGACCGGTCCTGGGCAGCACCAGCAGGCCCGCCCTCGGCATGGTGCGCTTGAGCATGAGGTCGGTCTCCAGCACGCCCTCGTCCTCGTCGCCTGCGACGATCAGGGCCGGGACCTGGCAGCCGGCCAGCTCGCCGCGCAGCGCGTACAGCGAGGGACGCGCCTTCTGCACCGCGCGCATCGTCAGCGCGGCACCGATCGGGTCGTGCTCGGCGAGCACCGCCACGTGTTCGGCGTGCCCGCGCGGGTCCTTGTTCTCGAACTGAACGCGGGCCGGGCCGTAGCCGTACCACTGGGCCATCTCGGCCGAGCCGTCGGTCTCGAAGGCGACCGCGACCTTCTCCGACTCGGCGCGGAACGTGTCCTGGGTGTCGGGATGCGCGCCGTAGCCGCACCCGGCCACCACCATGGAGCGGGCGCGGGACGGGTAGCGCAGTCCGAAGTGGAGGGCGCAGAACCCGCCCATCGAGTTGCCGACGACGTGGGCGGACTCCGCACCGATGGCGTCGAGCACCGCGGCCAGGTCGTCGACCGCCCGGTACTGGCCGTACGCGGCGGGATCGCCCGGCACGTCCGACGGCGGGAAGCCCCGCGCCGCGTAGACGACGCAGCGGTAGGAGCGGGAGAAGTGCCTGATCTGCGGCTCCCACGAGCGGTGGTCGCCGGCGAACTCGTGGACGAACACCAGCGGGACACCGCTGCCCGCCTCCTCGTAGTACAGGCGCACTCCGTCGTCGGTCGTGGCGTGGGGCATCCGGGCCTCCGTTTCCGGGACTCATCTCGCGGCCGCGGCCGCTACCTGCGGGGAACCTCCCCGGTGAACACGGCGCCGTTCTCGGTGCGTTCGCGGGCGAGCCTTTCCAGCAGCCGCTCGCCGTGCACGACGTGCTCCTTGGCCCTGCGCACCGCGTCGGGGTCGAGGCCGGTCACGGTGCGCGCGACCGCGAGCGCCTCGGCCAGCGGGGCGTCGGCGACGCGGTCGAGCAGTCCGATGCGGACGGATTCCTCCGGCTCGACGAACCGCTGGCTGAAGATCAGTTCGAGGGCGTGCCTGCCGACCGTGGACGGCAGCGCCCACGGCCCCACCGAGAGCCCGTGCGCGGGACCGACGAAGCGGAAGCGGGCGCGCTCCGAGCCCAGCCGCACGTCGCAGGCCAGCGCGAGCTGCGCGCCACCGCCGACCGCGGCGCCGTCGATCGCCGCGACGATCGGTACCGGCGCGGTGATCATCTGCTCGAACAGCGCGTACAGCTCGTCGCTGACCGCCTTGCGCTCGGCGTCGGGGACCGCGAGGTCGGCTCCCGCGCAGAAGCGCCCGGAGGTCTGCGAGCACACCACGATCGCCCGGGTGCCGGGACCGGCGCCGGAGATGTGCTTGCGCAGCGCGGCGACCAGCTCCAGGTCCAGCGCGTTGTGGACCTTCGGCCGGTCCAGCGCCAGCAGCAGAACGCCGGCTTGGGGTTCGGAAGGCCTCAACGACGTGCTCATCGGCGCCCCAGCAGTGTCACGACGCGGCGGGCGGGCAGGGTGTAGCGGTCGGCACCGACGCGGACGGTGGCGTCGACGATCTCGTCGGCCAGCACACCGCGCCGCCTGCCCCGGCCGCCCAGCAGCCTGCCCGCGACGACACCGACTGCGAGCGCGGCGGCCAGCGGCGCGATCCGCTTGGCGAGCGGTAACGCGACCAGCGACATCCCGTCGAGCTCGGCTTCGGCCGCCCGCGGTTCCGCCGCGGGGGCGGCGGCCGGCGGCGCAGGGGCGGGCTCCGCCGGCGAGGCGGCGGGTGCGGGCTCGGCGAGCAGGCCGCTGAGGTTGCCCGCGAACTGCTCCATCAGCTTCTGCGAGACGTCCCCGAGAGCGCCCCGTCCGAACTGGGCGACCTTGCCCCGGATCACCAGATCGGTGTCCAGCGACAACACGCTGCCCTCGTCGTGCGGGCGGACCCGGACCCGCACCTTGGCCTCGGCCGCGCCGCCGCCGTGCTGGTCGGCGCCCCGCGCGTCGAGGACGATGCTGCTGCCCGCGCGGTCGACCTCCAGGAACCGCACGACCCCGCTGTAGGCGGCCGAGATCGGCCCGACCTTGACCTTCACCCTGCCCTGGTAGCCGTCATCGCCCGAGCGCCCCTGCAGGGTGGCCCCCGGCATGCAGGGCGCGACCCGTTCGACGTCGTTGATCAGGTCGAAGACCTGCTCCGGCGGCGCGGGCAGCACCACCTCGTTGGTCAGCCGCATGGCAACTCCTCCCTCTCGCCGCGGCGAGCACGTCAGTTCGCGAGCTCGGCGACCCGCCGCGGTGCCAGCGGCAGGTGCCCGACGTCTCCGGACAGGCCGATGGCGTCGCGGACGGCGTTGGCGACGGCCGCGCCGACGGCGGTGATCCCGCCCTCGCCCGCGCCCTTGACGCCCAGCGGGTTGTCCGGGCTGGGCGCGTCCTCGGTCACCAGCGCCTCGACGACACCTGGGACCTCAGCGGCCGTCGGCAGCAGGTAGTCCATGAACGTCGTCGCCTGGGGCTGTCCCTGTTCGTCGTAGTGGAAGTTCTCGTAGACCGCACCACCAAGCCCCTGCGCCACTCCCCCGAGCAGCTGACCCTCGACCAGGGCGGGGTTGATGGCCCGGCCCACCTCGTAGGCGACCAGGTAGCGCAGCACCGAGACGTGCCCGGTCCCCCGGTCGATCTCGACCAGCGCCACGTGGACGCCGTAGGGGTAGGTCATGTGGTCGACCTCGAAGACGCGGCGCGCCTGCAGCCCCGGCGCGACCCCGGCCTCCAGGTACCTGCTGCCGGGCGCGCAGGCGGCGGCGACCTCGGCCAGCTCGACGCGCCGGCCGTCGGCGGCGAAGCCGGCCCCGTCCTGCTCGACCCACGCCCGCGGCACGTCGAGCATCAGCGCGGCGACCTGCCGGGCGCGCTCGACCACGGCCTGGGCGGCGAGGTCGACGGCGTTGCCCGCCAGCACGGTCGAGCGGCTGGCCCACGACCCGAGTCCGAACGGCTGCAGCTCGGTGTCGCCGTTGACGACGCGGACCGACGTGTAGTCGACGCCCAGCCGGTCGGCGGCGATCTGGGCGAGCGCCGTCTCGATGCCCTGGCCCAGCGACGTGCCGCCCGAGTGCACCCGCACCAGCCCGCTGGGTTCGACCAGCACGTCGGCGGTCTCGTGCGGACCGAGCCCGCTCTTCTCCAGGAACATCGCGAACCCGAAGCCCGCCGTGCGGCCCTCGGCGCGCAGCCGCTCGGCTTCGGCCCGCCACGGCAGCGTCCGCTCCAGCGCGGTGCGGAGCAGCCCCGGGTAGTCGCCCGCGTCCAGAACGACGTCGGTGCCGAGCGCGCGCAACGGCCGGACGTGGGGCATTTCGTCGGCTCGCAGCAGGTTGCGACGGCGCAGCTCGGCGCGGTCGATGCCGATCCGGTCGGCCGCGACGTCCAGCAGGTGCTCCCGGGCGAACGTGCCCTCGTAGCGGCCGGGCGCGCGATAAGTGCCGCACGGCGTCTTGTTCGTCAGCACCACGTCGACCGCGGCGTGGTAGGCCGGAACCCGGTACGGCCCCGGCAGCATGCCGATCGTCAGCTCCGGCACCAGCAGCCCGTGCGTGCGCAGGTAGGCGCCGTTGTCGTGCACGATCTCGTCGCGCAGCGCGAGCAGGCGCGCGTCGGCGTCGAAGGCGGCGGCGACGCGGTGGCGCTGCTGCCTGGAGTGGTTGAGCGCGACCAGGCTCTCCGCCCGGTCCTCGGTCCACTTCACCGGCCGCCGCAGGTGCCGGGCGAGCCACGGGATCAGCAGGTCCTCGGGGTAGAACTCGCCCCTCGCGCCGAATCCGCCCCCGGTGTCCATCGCGTGCAGGCGGATCCGCTCCTGCGGCATGCCCAGCATCCGCGCGAGCACTCCGCGGTTGAACACCGGGACCTTGGTCGCACCCCAGACCTGCAGCGTCCGCGCGGCCACGTCGTACTCGGCGACCAGTCCGCGCGTCTCCAGCGGCACGGCGGCGTGCCTGCCGACCTCCAGCTCGAGCTCGACGACGTGCTCGGCCGCCGCGAACGCCCCGGCGACGTCGCCGTATCCGGCCTCCAGCGTGGCGACGGGCTTGGTGCCGGCCGCCTCCACCGCGGCGGGAAGCTCCCGCAGATCCACCACGACCAGTTCGGCGGCGTCCTCGGCGGTGTAGGGGTCCTCCGCCACCACCACGGCCACCGGTTCGCCGACGTAGCGGACCCGGTCGACGGCCAGGACCGGTTGCAGGCTCTCGGCGGGTTCGTCGCCGCGCGGCAGCCTGATGGGGATCGGCGGGATACCGGCCAGTTCCGCGCCCGTGATCACGGTGAGCACACCGGGCACACTCCGCGCCTGCGCGGTGTCGACGCCGAGGATCTCGGCGTGCGCCGAGCCGGAGCGCACCACCCGGGCGTGCGCCTGGCCGATGCGGTCGACGTCGTCGGCGAAGCGTCCCAGGCCGCGCAGGAGCCGGTCGTCCTCGTGCCTGCGCACGCTGGTGCCGATGACGCGGTGCCCGACGGCGGTGCCCGCGGTCGGCGCGCTGGTGGTGCTCATGCCCGCTCCCGCCTGCTCTCCGCGACGTCGGCGACCGCCTCGACGATCCCCTGGTACCCGGTGCAGCGGCACAGGTTCGCCGAGACCGCCTCGCGAATCTCCTCCCTGGTGGCGTCGGGGTTCTCGGCCAGGAACGCCTCGGCGAGCATCAGGAAGCCCGGTGTGCAGAACCCGCACTGCAAGCCGTGCCTGCGGGAGAACGCCTCCTGCAGGTCCGACAGCCGGTCCCC is a window of Saccharopolyspora erythraea NRRL 2338 DNA encoding:
- a CDS encoding 3-hydroxyacyl-CoA dehydrogenase, giving the protein MGQWAQQVNVVRVIGTGVMGRGIAQLAAAAGLTVELADARQEAVSAAVDHVGEMFGKLVGKGRMSAEEADAATARLRPVGDPLAPADSCDLVVEAVREDLDTKRELFAGLEEVCPRHAVLATNTSSLSVTAIGAALADPSRLIGLHFFNPVPLMKLVEVIPGARTRQDLSADLVELVRRLGHQPVLATDTPGFLVNHAGRGLATEALQIMSESAVEPSDVDRIARDVLGLRMGPFELLDLTGLDVSHPVLESIWSGFYGDPRLRPSGITRSRLEAGLLGRKTGEGFYRYIDGVKQEAPEPGAPDAPRRPVWVDDTEPASRDRLVSLLREAGVVVEEEPSEDAVLLVTPYGQSAAQVARSRGLPVHRVFGVDPLGDFASRLVLAVHPAADVSAAASAHVALSATGLPVTVVADAPATIAQRLLASIVNTACGIAEQRIGRPADIDTAVRVGLGYPRGPLEWGEHAGRERILAILRNMHAETGDPRYRPSRWLVERAELGLALTGTGTTPAEVLGGGED
- a CDS encoding LysR family transcriptional regulator: MEFRHLAGFVAVAEELHFGRAAARLHIAQPPLSQQIRQLEHELGVQLFERNTRSVRLTSAGQAMLDPARQVLADLDVATRAAQAGGRGEIGRVSIGFAGASSHETLPRLTRAVRARHPGIELVLRGQTYSGEALNKVAEGELDLGFVRLPVRRDGVAVRLVEHEHLVAALPAEHRVADRNEINLPDLADEPFVTFPGTRGSAVRDALVHACVTAGFHPRIVQEAPDSYTILALVGAGVGVTLTVSSVQHIRTEGMVYRPLAGPTQPMSLALAWRRDNPSAALRCVLAVSEEAMPTPE
- a CDS encoding CoA transferase subunit A, whose amino-acid sequence is MGEDRTATMREAVSAHVRDGDVVALEGFTHLIPVAAGHEIIRQGRRDLTLVRMTADIVFDQMLAAGVARKLVSSFVGNSAVGSLHELRRRVEHADPEPLELEEYSHYGLLGRYLAGAQGLPFYPLRSYAGSDLPRVNPNIRTVRSPFDDGTTVHAVPPLNPDVAILHAQRADAAGNTQVWGMLGGQQEVAFAARKVVVVVEEVVAPEVIRSDPNRTLIPEFVVDAVVECPRGAHPSYVQGYYERDGAFYRAWPEISRDPERLRQWLDEWVHDLADHSEYLAKLGDAHWDELIPKSALSAPVDYGAARD
- a CDS encoding MFS transporter, which gives rise to MSQAVPDTRVARRAGIASFTGTTIEWYDFYIYSSASALVLNKVFFPTVDPAAGTLAAFATFWVGFLARPVGGVLFGHLGDRIGRKKTLITTLLLMGGATTCVGLLPTYATIGVAAPLLLVVLRMLQGVAMGGEWGGAVLIASEHAPKGRKILYGAFAQQGSPAGNVLATLSFLLVAQLPDEAFSSWGWRIPFLASALLVVVSLVIRLSVEESPEMRRLMESRTVAKLPIRDVLRSSPLIIALGVGACTIAVSATYFKSTFALSWAVSDLGFQRSTFLTVILVAGIAQLIFQPLGAVLATRWDLRRAVTVLLVPELVLMPAMFWLISTGSLGLSMLGMAVATLPHAMYYAALAGILARSFPAHVRYTGISLCYQLCTTLFAGTAPMLGQYLMNVTGSIVSVVFLAVAHVLLTLFCVLALLRRAPSTEGEPVAERPVVARSA
- a CDS encoding 3-oxoadipate--succinyl-CoA transferase subunit B yields the protein MTDAEYTTTELLSVLSARELAGRRRVFAGIGLPTLAVALAQRTVAPDVGLVYESGVYGAHPQRLPESIGDSFLVSGAESVLSMSALFGFVLQGGHVDVGFLGAAQIDRWGNLNSTVIGEWERPKARLPGSGGAAEVMANSREVFVVMRRHDRRSFVDELDFCTSPGPARARAAVPDAPVRGRGVTTVITGLGLLRRESAEEELRLVAVHPGVDADQVREATGWPLEVAADLPTTNPPTERELRLLREEIDPRRVYLR